The genomic window TTGGTCTCAGATTTGGATATGGTATTTGTGTTGGTGGAAGACCCTGATAAAGAAATACATGGACGAACAAGCAGAGAATGGGCACAACGTTTGGGTCGACGTATGATTCGTCAAATTACAGGCATGCCACCTTTTGGTGCGGGTTATGAGTTTGATGCGCGTTTGCGTCCATCAGGGAATAGTGGTGTGTTGGTTGTGACATTGGGGAGTTTTACCGACTACCAATGGCATGAAGCTCAAACTTGGGAGCACCAAGTTCTGTGTCGTGCTAGGGCTGTGACAGGTTCAAGTTATGCACGCAAGCAGGTGATGAAAGTTGTCTCGGATATCATTAAGCAGCCCCGTGATATGAAAGTTTTAGCACAAGATATTTTAACCATGCGCAAGAAAATGCTAAAGCATTTAAGTAGTAAAGAAGCTGACACCATTAACCTTAAGCAGGATAAAGGTGGCTTGATTGATATAGAGTTTATTGCACAGTTCTTACGATTAATGTTTGGCGGCAATGAAGAAGGTACAGTTGCAACTTTAGAAAAAGGTGTTTCGAAGGCGCCGCTTAAGTGGCAAATGCATACTAAAAAAATGGCACAAATCTATGTTGAGTATAGAGAACTTGAAAATATTTTACGTGTGGAGATGTGGGCATCTATAGGTGAGCTTCCTACTGATGAGAACAGTGCTGAATGGGTATGTTTACAGCAGCGAGCCAAGATTACATCCCCAAAAGTTTTGCAAGAAGTTATGTCGGAAGTGCATTGTATGTTTCTAGAAATCTTAGCGTAAATAGTGTTATGCTCAACTTTTTAGTGTAAGTATGTAGAACTTGATGCAGCGTAATAGTCATGCATATGCTAGTCTTTTGCGCTTGGGAAGTTAGGTTTGTGGCAGAAGAAAGTAGGAGTTGGTTTTTATGAAAAGATTGTTTGGGTCTATTGTGCTGAGTTTGGTCGGGTTGGCGATATTTATTCTAGTGAGTATTTTTAGTAGAGCCGCTGTTGGACAATTTATTGTTGATGAAAATGCGCGTGCAGTATTATTCCCCGTACTTTTTATTTTTGCGGTGCTAGTTGGTTCTTTGCCTTGGATTTTTGCTGCACACTTAACATCTGAAGAGTCTTGGAAACAAGCCACCAAACTACTTTATTTCTTGCCTGTTTACTTTGCTGCACCATCATTCATTTTGCCAGCAGTTTCATTTGCTATCATTTTTGTGCTAGCGCGTTTGCATTATATGAAACGAGAAAATGTTCCCTATCGTATGGAAGTGAATCATGATGAGAAGGGTGAAGCTTAAACGTTAAAGCGGAAGAGTAAGAAAAAAGCCTAGGTTTTGCCTAGGCTTTTTGTAGTTTTTCTCATGCTAACGGGAAGTCAGCAATAAAAAGTTTCAAATAAAAAAGATTAAAACTTAACTACTGCACTGATGCCAAAGGCTGTAGCACTCGCAGGATTGGTTCCACTATCGAGATCACCAAAATCTTCGTATTGCGCGCGTACTGCATATTTTTGGTTGATATTATACTCACCACCAAGTGCGTAATACAAAGATGTTTTGCTGTCACTAGCGCTAACACCAAAATTACTCGTGATATCTACTTTATTACTTGCAAACCCAATTTTTCCGAGTAAAGACATTTGCTCACTGATTGGATAGCTACCAACCACTGCAGCAGTGAGCGATGATACGCTTGCTGTTGCTGAAGCTCCGGTCGTAGCATCGATAAGTGTTGAGTCTCCAAAGATGTGATAGCTAAGTTCCGCTGCTAATGTGGGTGAAAAGCTATAACCAAGCCCGAAGTCAAATTTACCTGGGTTTGGAAAACCACCTGTATTTTTATAGGTTGCAGAGCTTAAGCCTACAGTTGAGTAAGCAGTGTTGTCAGCGGCAAATGCCGATGTTGTTAGCGCTGCAGATAAGGCAGCAATTGCGATTATTTTTTCATGTTATGAATCCCCCGAGGATTATATTTCTTATTTAGAATCAATAAGTTGGGTGTCATTTTAGGTAGGGGGGGGTAGTGTCAAGATGTATATTTACGGTGTGCGTTTATAGCCCAGTGGATTGCTATGGTTTTAAATTTCTACCTCAGCTTGCCTCATCCATTCATGGTGTCATTAGTGAGGGATGTAAATCCATGAATGTTTTAAACGTTAAAACGGAAGTGGAGGATATCACCGTCTTTGACGATGTATTCCTTGCCCTCTAAGCGCATTTTACCGGCTTCTTTACACTTGGCTTCACCACCAAGGTTGACGAAATCATCATAAGCAATGACTTCTGCGCGGATAAACCCTTTTTCAAAGTCAGTGTGAATCACACCCGCCGCTTGTGGTGCTGTATCACCCTCATGAATCGTCCAAGCGCGTACTTCTTTCACACCTGCAGTGAAATAGGTGGCAAGCTTGAGTAGTTTGAATGCTGTGCGAATCACAGTGTTTAAACCTGGTTCGGTTAACCCCAAATCAGATAAAAATTCCATTTTATCTTCTTCGTCCATCTCCACCAATTCAGACTCAATTTGTGCGGATACAACAGCGACTTCAGCATTCTCTGCTTTGGCAAATTCGCGTACTTGTTCAACATAGGCGTTACCATCAGGAAGTGAACCATCATCCACATTGGCAACATACAAAACAGGTTTTGCAGTCAGTAGGTTCAAAGGTTCGATAATTTCCATGACTGAATCAGCATGTTGTTGGCGGCGGACAGTGGTGCCATTTTCCAGTTCAGCAAGAACGGCTTTCATGGCAGCCATTGCATTTTCAGCATCTTTATTGCCACCAGAGCGGGCAAGTTTTTGTTGGCGCTCCATGGCTTTTTCTAGGCTTTCCATATCTTTAAGCATAAGCTCGGTATCAATGGTTTCAATGTCAGAAACAGGATCTACTTTATCATGGACATGCGTAACATTACTATCATCAAAGCAACGTACGACATGGGCAATCGCAGAACATTCACGAATGTTGCCGAGGAATTTATTCCCTAAACCTTCACCACTTGCAGCCCCAGCCACAAGCCCTGCAATATCGACAAATTCAACCACGGCATGTTGTACTGCTTGTGGTTTCACAATATCAATCAATGGCTTTAAACGTGGGTCGGGGACGGGCACTAAGCCGACATTGGGATCAATGGTACAGAATGGATAGTTGGCTGCTTCTGCGCCGCCGCCATTGAGCGCATTAAATAATGTTGATTTGCCAACATTGGGAAGTCCTACAATACCGATACTTAGTGCCATGATAAATCCTGTGTTATGTTCATTTAGCTTTGTAATGTTTGGTGAATCTTGTTGGCTGCTTTATCACGTTCGCCTAAAATGAGCAGCGGAATTTGAGGCAATAAAGCATCAAATAAACGTAATTCGACAGCGTGGTCACCCTCATCTGCACCACCCAATACCCAAGGGGTAATGTCGCCACTTGGGGGGCGACCAATACCAATTTTTACGCGAGTATAATCGGCATTGGGAAGGTGTTGATTCAAAGAACGCAAGCCATTGTGTCCACCATGCCCACCGCCTGATTTGATACGCAATTTACCCGATGGTAAATCTAAATCATCATAGATAACCGTGATGTTTGAGGGTTCAATGTCATAATACTTGGCAAGGGGAGCGACAGATTCACCGCTGTTGTTCATGAATGTTTGTGGTTTGACGAGTAAAACCTTTTCACCATTCATGGTTGTTGTAGCTGTGTCTGCCTGAAAACGAGGGGCAGAGCCAAAGCTCAACCCCTCGGTTTTTGCGAGTAAATCGAGAAAACGAAAGCCAATATTGTGGCGTGTTTTCTCATACTTGGAGCCTGGGTTACCAAGCCCAACAAGCATTTTCATATTTATGCTTCTTTGTCGCCTTCAGTAGATTCTGTTGTTGTTTCATCAGCAGCTTCATCAGTTGTTTCAGTTTCAGCAGCACGTTTTGGTGCGGAGATACTTAAAATAGTGAAGTTTACATCATGAACCACTTCAATACCTTCAGGAAAATCAACATCTTCAATATGTACGATTTGATCTAATTCAAATGCAGCACAGTCAATTTCAACTTGATCTGGAATTGCGTCTGCACGGCAAGTAATTTCCAATTCATGACGAATCACTTGTAGCGCACCACCAGCTTTCACACCAGGGCAAATATCAACATTGATAGGATGAACAGGTACAGAAACAGTTACAGAATCTTTGCCTGATACACGGAAAAAGTCCAAGTGCATAGGGGTATCATAAATGGAGTCCCATTGTGTATCTTTTAATAAAACAGTGTTTTTGCCACGTTTTCCTTTGACTTTGATTTCAAGCATTGAAGTGTAAAATGCTTCATCACGCAACATGATTTTTGCAATTTCATTGTAGTTCAACGTGATAGGTAAATCAGGTTTGTCACCACCATAAATAATGCCTGGTAATTTACCTGCGCGACGCAAGCGGCGAGTATGGGCTTTACCCAAGTCTTCGCGTAATTCTGCTTCTAAAACATAGTCAGTCATGTTGGACTCCAATATTATTCAATATATTCCGACGGGTTGACCCGTTACGGATTCCTCTATGCCTTGTTAATATGGCAAAAGGGCGCGCATTATAATTCGGTTATTCTTAGGAGCAATCTTTTTGTGTTGTTGTGTGAGGGGAATTTGTTTATTTGGTGCAGGCTCTCAGGTGCACGTCAATTTTCATGATGTGGTTGACCAACCAGCTGGTCAGAAAATCCTTTAATTGCTGTAGTAAAGCGTCACTAATACCTTCGCGTTCTAGTTTCTGTTCAGCCTTGTGGAAAGCTGCCAAAAGTTTGGTGTGCTGGTCTTTGTTTTTTGCGGCAATAGGGCATTTGGCTTGACGCATGCATATTTCTTCATAGCAAAAATGGCTTCGGGTGTATAAGCTAAGCGCGCTCATGAAGTTTTCCACCCATTGCTGGGATGCCCCGTGTTCAATATGATCTTCTAGCTCATCGAGGTAGGCAAAGATTTGTTTGTGCTGTTTGTCGATTTCATCGTTGCCTGTTGCATATTTATCATCCCACTGAAAACCCATACTTTACCTCTTTATAAAAAGCCACGAAAATGACATGGGAACTGTAGCGTGCCACAAACAAAGCCACAATATATTTGTGTCTGTTTGTTGGAGCTTGGTCTGAGTGCACCTTCTTGTTAGGTTTTCCCTATGTTTAAACTTGATTTCAACAACGCTGTTCCTGAAGCGGTATTGCAGGTGTGTCGAGTGCTTCAAGAAGCAGGTGGCGTGGCGTGGCTGGTAGGTGGCTGTGTGCGAGACCTATCGTTAGGTTTTGTGCCCAAAGACTGGGATATTGAAGTCTTTGAGCTTGCTGAAGACAAGCTTGAACCGGCCTTGAGAAAGGTTGGACGCTGTGAGCATGTAGGTAAACATTTTGGGGTGTATAAACTGTGGTTATCACATTTTGAGGTTGATGTTGCTCTGCCGCGAAGGGAACGTAAAACAGGTGATGGTCATAAAGGTTTTGCTGTGATGGTTGATCCAAATTTAAAACCTGAGGTGGCAGTTTTACGTCGTGACTTCACGCTGAATGCGATGATGTTTAACCCTTTAAATCAAACCTTGCTAGATTTTCATGGTGGACTGCAAGATTTACGTAATAAACGGCTGAAACATGTGTCTCCTGCGTTTGCAGAAGACCCCTTGCGACCACTGCGTGCGATGCAGCTTGCGGGGAGATTAAAGTGTGTGTTGGATCAAAACACTGCAAAATTATGTCGTACTTTGCTTGCTGAAGCGCATACCTTGCCTATGTCTCGGGTTTGGCAAGAGTGGCTTAAATGGAGTAGTTCTGACAAGCCTTCTTTAGGGCTTGAGGCATTGCAGAATATGGGATGGGACAAGTTGTATCCTGAGTTGAAGGTGATGCAAGAATGCCCCCAAGATAATTACTGGCACCCTGAGGGCGATGTGTGGGTGCATACGTCTATGGTTGTTGATGAGGCAGCACGTTTGGCTAAAGAGCGGGGTTTGCAGGGGCAGGATAAAGTTGTATTGCTGTTTGCGGCGCTGTGTCATGATTTGGGTAAACCTTTAACCACAGCAAAACTTGATGATGGGAAAATAGTGTGCCCAAACCATGGTGCTGCAGGGGTTCAGCCGAGCAGGGATTTTTTAAGTCGTATTGGTGCGCCAAAGTGGTTAAAACAAGCTGTTATTCCGTTGGTAAAAGAACATATTGTGCATTTTACAAGCAAACTGACAGATGAATCTGTGCGCTGTTTGGCGCACCGCTTACAGCCTATGCATATTTGTTTATGGGAGATGTTGACCGAGGCTGACGCTTGTGGCCGCCACCCTGCGCCACCAGAGAGACCTGCGTTAGAATGGCTTAAACGTGCCGAGTTGTTGCAGGTTGTTTACTCACCTGTAACACCTATTATCACAGGTAAACTTTTATTGTCTCAAGGTTTAAGACCCTCTGTATACATGGGTAAGTTGCTTGATTTTGCATATCAGGCGCAAATGCGGGGTGACTTTAATGATAAAGCATCAGCACTTATTTGGCTCGGGAAACAGGGACTTGCAAACGTAAATAAATAGGCGCAACATACCCATTTGTAATTATTGTTACTGCGCCAAAAGGGGTTGCTATGCGTCATTACCGTCGCTTTTCTGATACTTCTACCAGTGAGAAAATCCTAGATTCAATGTTTTTGTTGATGATTGGCATAGCTTACTTTTTTGCGATTTTACAGACGTATTACACTCACCAAGGCCGTGATGGTAAGCCAGGGTTGTCTGTTCAAGATGTGATGATTGCTTATTATGGTAAACATGAGCAAACGCGTCTGGGAGCAGCGATTGTGGGACCTATGGCAGGAAACTTCCCTTCAGAAAAAGCCAAACAAGATGTGTTGGATTGGATTGAAAATGGTAGCTCTGAAGAAGGTTATCGAGCAAAAGTAAAACCCATATTAGATAGAAATTGTATCATGTGTCATTCACAAGAAAGCGGTATGCCTGTACCTTCGCTAGAGACCTATGATAGCGTTAAAACTTTAACCAAAGTGGATACAGGAGCTTCCATTCAAACCTTGGTTAGAGTGTCTCATATCCATTTGTTTGGTATTGGCTTTATTTTATTTTTGGTTGGGCGAATTTTCATTCTTTGTGAAATGCCAATATTGTGGAAGCGAGTGATTGTTGTGATTCCATTTGTAGCTATTATGCTTGATATTATGGCGTGGTATATCACCAAAGTTGTACCTGGTTTTGCTTATGTTGTTGTTTTTGCAGGTGGTTTGATGGGAATATCCCTTTGGGTGCAAATTTTATTGTCAGGTTATCAAATGTGGTTTTTAAAAGGTGAAAAAAAAGGAGAGAAAAATGGGTAATATATTTAAAGCTTTAGCACTTGTTGCAGGGGTAGCGCTATCATCTCAGGTTGGCATGGCTTCGGATATGCCAGACGGGGCAAAAATCTTTAGTAAGAAATGTAAAATGTGTCATGCGATTAATAAAAAGAAAGTTGGTCCTGCGGTGGCAAGCATGAATATGGATACAAATATGCTGATTGAAACCGTGACCAATGGTAGAAAACGTATGCCAAAATTTGGGCATAAGTTGTCGGCAGATGAGATTCAGGCGGTTGTTGCATTTATCCAAAGCAATCATGCTGAATAAGCAATGGCGAAAGTAACAGGTACGGATTTATTCAATCTAGAACTTATCAAAAAGCACGATAAAGCAGGACCACGATATACATCGTATCCTACTGCTCCCATGTTCCATGATGGTGTGGGTTCATCGGTATATGCCAGTACACTTAAAAAGGTGGCTACGGATGATGCACCGCTATCATTATATATACATATCCCTTTTTGTAATACCGTGTGTTATTACTGCGGCTGCAATAAAATTGTTACCAAACAGTATGATAGGGCTCAGCCTTATTTGGATTTGTTATTTAAAGAAATTGATACCGTTGCCGACTTGGTGGGTAAAACGCGCCCAGTGACCCAGCTTCACTTTGGGGGTGGTACACCAACATTTCTCAACGATAAACAAATCAGAGCTTTGATGGGGAAATTGAAAGCGTGTTTTCAATTTGTAGATGATGATAGCGCTGAATATAGCATTGAAATGGACCCTAGGGAGTGTACACCTGAAACGGTTAAAACACTGCGGGAAGTTGGTTTTAATCGCATGAGCATGGGGGTGCAAGATTTTGATCCTGTGGTGCAAAAAGCAGTCAATCGTATTCAAAGCAAAGAAGTGACCTTAAATGTGCTCAATGATGCGCGGCGAGAAGGTTTTAAGTCGATGAATATTGATTTGATGTATGGTTTGCCGCATCAAACGGTAGAGACTTTTGATACAACGTTGAATCAAATTATAACATTCAGCCCTGATAGAATTGCTTTGTTTAACTATGCACATTTGCCTGAAATGTTTATGCCACAGCGGCGTATTGATGCATCAGCCATGCCTAGCCCGCAAGAAAAGCTAAATATTTTAGAGCATAGCATTAATAAACTCATTGATGCGGGTTATGTGTTTATTGGTATGGACCATTTCGCTAAACCTGATGATG from Ghiorsea bivora includes these protein-coding regions:
- a CDS encoding porin family protein, which produces MIAIAALSAALTTSAFAADNTAYSTVGLSSATYKNTGGFPNPGKFDFGLGYSFSPTLAAELSYHIFGDSTLIDATTGASATASVSSLTAAVVGSYPISEQMSLLGKIGFASNKVDITSNFGVSASDSKTSLYYALGGEYNINQKYAVRAQYEDFGDLDSGTNPASATAFGISAVVKF
- the ychF gene encoding redox-regulated ATPase YchF, translating into MALSIGIVGLPNVGKSTLFNALNGGGAEAANYPFCTIDPNVGLVPVPDPRLKPLIDIVKPQAVQHAVVEFVDIAGLVAGAASGEGLGNKFLGNIRECSAIAHVVRCFDDSNVTHVHDKVDPVSDIETIDTELMLKDMESLEKAMERQQKLARSGGNKDAENAMAAMKAVLAELENGTTVRRQQHADSVMEIIEPLNLLTAKPVLYVANVDDGSLPDGNAYVEQVREFAKAENAEVAVVSAQIESELVEMDEEDKMEFLSDLGLTEPGLNTVIRTAFKLLKLATYFTAGVKEVRAWTIHEGDTAPQAAGVIHTDFEKGFIRAEVIAYDDFVNLGGEAKCKEAGKMRLEGKEYIVKDGDILHFRFNV
- the pth gene encoding aminoacyl-tRNA hydrolase, which translates into the protein MKMLVGLGNPGSKYEKTRHNIGFRFLDLLAKTEGLSFGSAPRFQADTATTTMNGEKVLLVKPQTFMNNSGESVAPLAKYYDIEPSNITVIYDDLDLPSGKLRIKSGGGHGGHNGLRSLNQHLPNADYTRVKIGIGRPPSGDITPWVLGGADEGDHAVELRLFDALLPQIPLLILGERDKAANKIHQTLQS
- a CDS encoding 50S ribosomal protein L25/general stress protein Ctc — its product is MTDYVLEAELREDLGKAHTRRLRRAGKLPGIIYGGDKPDLPITLNYNEIAKIMLRDEAFYTSMLEIKVKGKRGKNTVLLKDTQWDSIYDTPMHLDFFRVSGKDSVTVSVPVHPINVDICPGVKAGGALQVIRHELEITCRADAIPDQVEIDCAAFELDQIVHIEDVDFPEGIEVVHDVNFTILSISAPKRAAETETTDEAADETTTESTEGDKEA
- a CDS encoding bacteriohemerythrin; its protein translation is MGFQWDDKYATGNDEIDKQHKQIFAYLDELEDHIEHGASQQWVENFMSALSLYTRSHFCYEEICMRQAKCPIAAKNKDQHTKLLAAFHKAEQKLEREGISDALLQQLKDFLTSWLVNHIMKIDVHLRACTK
- a CDS encoding CCA tRNA nucleotidyltransferase; this translates as MFKLDFNNAVPEAVLQVCRVLQEAGGVAWLVGGCVRDLSLGFVPKDWDIEVFELAEDKLEPALRKVGRCEHVGKHFGVYKLWLSHFEVDVALPRRERKTGDGHKGFAVMVDPNLKPEVAVLRRDFTLNAMMFNPLNQTLLDFHGGLQDLRNKRLKHVSPAFAEDPLRPLRAMQLAGRLKCVLDQNTAKLCRTLLAEAHTLPMSRVWQEWLKWSSSDKPSLGLEALQNMGWDKLYPELKVMQECPQDNYWHPEGDVWVHTSMVVDEAARLAKERGLQGQDKVVLLFAALCHDLGKPLTTAKLDDGKIVCPNHGAAGVQPSRDFLSRIGAPKWLKQAVIPLVKEHIVHFTSKLTDESVRCLAHRLQPMHICLWEMLTEADACGRHPAPPERPALEWLKRAELLQVVYSPVTPIITGKLLLSQGLRPSVYMGKLLDFAYQAQMRGDFNDKASALIWLGKQGLANVNK
- a CDS encoding c-type cytochrome, with product MGNIFKALALVAGVALSSQVGMASDMPDGAKIFSKKCKMCHAINKKKVGPAVASMNMDTNMLIETVTNGRKRMPKFGHKLSADEIQAVVAFIQSNHAE
- the hemN gene encoding oxygen-independent coproporphyrinogen III oxidase is translated as MAKVTGTDLFNLELIKKHDKAGPRYTSYPTAPMFHDGVGSSVYASTLKKVATDDAPLSLYIHIPFCNTVCYYCGCNKIVTKQYDRAQPYLDLLFKEIDTVADLVGKTRPVTQLHFGGGTPTFLNDKQIRALMGKLKACFQFVDDDSAEYSIEMDPRECTPETVKTLREVGFNRMSMGVQDFDPVVQKAVNRIQSKEVTLNVLNDARREGFKSMNIDLMYGLPHQTVETFDTTLNQIITFSPDRIALFNYAHLPEMFMPQRRIDASAMPSPQEKLNILEHSINKLIDAGYVFIGMDHFAKPDDELTIAQAQGKLYRNFQGYSTHADCDLIGLGLTSIGYVGGSFFQNQKEMDVYQASIEHDGLAVFRGYTLSKEDHLRRAVIMRLMCDFKIEFTAFEQEFGINFKQHFLDSLADLQEMQADGLLELSDTELRVLPVGRLMIRNVAMVFDEHLRHKTEQKQFSKVL